The nucleotide sequence GCGTCGGTGTGCCCCCGAGAAACGCTGCCGGTTCTGACCGTAACACCCGGTAAACCCGAAAAATCCACGTTACTGCGGTTGCTCCCCCGCAGCGTACGAGGCTGTACTCCGGTTCCCGGCGTAGCTGAGTAGGGGTACTCGGGTCCGGGCCCGGCCGGTGGTGAAGAGTCTTGGTATGACCGAACGGCAGCCGGGGAACACCCGGCAGACCCCGCTGTGGATCGTCGGGCTCGCCGCCCTCACCGCGCTCGCCTGGTGGGCGTTCCTCGGCTGGGACCAGCAGAAGGAGACCGATCCGGTCACCGGGGCGCAGACCGGGCCGTACTCGGCGTGGCAGGTGCTCGGCCTCGGGCTGGTACTGGCCCTGCTGGTGTTCGAGACGGGGCGCCGGGGCCGGCCGTGGCTGGCCGGTCTCGTCGTACCGGCGGTGCTCACCGTGGCCTTCTCGGTCGACGCCGCCACCGATCCGGACGCCGACGGGCTCTGGGTGGTCGGTGCGGTGCTGGTGGCGCTCGGCTCGGCTCTCGGCGCCGGCCTGGTCGCGGCGCTCGGCGCCTACGCGGGCCGGCGGTCGGGCTCCCGCTGAGCGCAACACACCGCCGGGCCTGACGACCGGCCGCCTCGGCCGGGGTTGGTCAGCATCGTCAACGCTGCCCGACCGGTTCGGCGTCGAGCAGCGGGTCCGGCATCGTCAACGCAGCCCGACCGGTTCGCCGTCGAGCAGCGGGTCCGGCTCCTGCCGCCGGATCATGTACTGCGCGGTGAGGGTGTCGACCCCGGTGCCCCGGGCACTGTTCGGCCGGTACGTGACCGTGGCGGCCAGCGCCGAGGCGGCCTCGACCACCCCCGCGCGCCAGGTGCCGGACCGGTAGACCCAGACCGGGTCGGTCGGCCGGTAACTGGCGGTGGAGTCGATCTCCGCCGGGTCGCGTCGGTGCGGATCCACGTTGGGTACTGGCATGTCGTCACTGCCCTCCTGACTCGGCACCGGGTGTCGTCGTCTCGATCAGTTCGCGGGGCACACGGGGCGTGCCGGTGGTCTCGCCGGGCGTACCGCTCGGCAGCCCGAGATGCGCCTGGTTCTGCACGTACCCCGTGATCGGGTTGGTGCAACCGGCGACGTCCACGTCGGCCGGGGCGAGCCGGGCCCGTCTGGTCTTCACCCGGTACATCGCGGCGTCGGCGTGGTCGAGTACCTCGGCCAGTTGCGCGCAGCCGTGCACCGGGGCGAGTCCGATCGAGGCGGTGACCCGCAGGTCCCGCTCGGCGACCTGGATCGGCGCCGCGAGCAACTCCGCGAGCCGTCGCGCGGACTGGTGCAGCCAGCGTCCGTCGGCGCGGGTGCCGGCGAGCAGGCCGGCGAACTCGTCGCCGCCGAGCCGGGCCACCAGGTTGTTGCCGGCGTACGCGGCGAACCGCCAGGCGACCGCGACGAGTACCTGGTCGCCGACGGCGTGGCCGAACCGGTCGTTCACCTGCTTGAAGTCGTCGAGGTCCAGCACCACCGCGACCAGCGGCGGCCGGCCGGGGTCGGCGACCAGCGCGGCACCGATCTGGAAGAAGGCCCGCCGGTTGAGCAGGCCGGTCAGCGGGTCGTGGGTGGCGGCGTGCCGTTCCGCCTGCAACTCCTCGCGGAGCCGGTCCACCTCCGCCTGCACGGTCCGGACCCGGCCACGCATCTGCCAGGCCGCACCGAGTCCCGCGACCGCGGCGGCCCCGGCGGCGAGGGTGAAGGGATCCACTGTGCCGTGTCCCTTCAGGAGACCCGGCTCGAGAACGGGTCGTGGGCCGGACCGTATCCCTGTCCGAAGGGCGGTGGCGGGGAGTAAACGGTTACGGTCTGTGATCCATCTTTGCGTACGCCAGCACGAGCCGGAACCGAGCCGTTGCGATGCGTTGGCGCGCATCCGCCCAGGCAGGCGGGCACGCCAGCGATCTTGCCTGGTCCCCGACGCTTCGGTTGCGCTGGCAACGGCCCTCCGCCTCCATTACGAAAAGTGAACAAACGGACACACCCTTACCGCGCTATCATGCTCGCTGTCAGGTGCAGACGCAAGAGCGAATGCACGTGCAGATGGTCATGCAGAGATGACCGGACGCGGTGCTCCGCACCGCACGGCTGAGGACGCGTCCACGGGGAGGAATTCGGAACGTAGTTCGGGCCTACGCGACGCCCACCGCCTCCAGCCCTTACGGGAACTCCAGAAAGACTGGCGATGTTTCAGACGTACAACGGCATGCCCACCGGCCAACTGCCCGCCCTCGCCTGGCAGAAGAGCCGCCGCAGCAACCCCAGCGGGAACTGCGTCGAGGTTGCCGAGTTGCCCGGCGGCGCCGGTTTCGCCGTCCGCAACTCCCGGGACCCCGACGGGCCGGCGCTGATCTACACCACCGACGAGATCACCGCGTTCATCCTCGGTGCCCGGGACGGCGATTTCGACAACCTCATCCGCTGAACCGGCGGTACCTAGGACGTCTGGTACCCCGCCACCGGCGTCCGGCACCCCACCACCACCGTTCGCCACCGCTCCGACACGCTCCCATGATCCCGACTGGACAAGGGTCGAGAAAAATAGCGCGTTGGGTCTACCCTCCTCACCGTCCAGCCATGGCATGCTTACCGACGGATTTGGCCCAGCCTTCGGTGGGCTGCGTCGAGCATGTGTGGAGGCGACACGTGACGATGGCTCCATCCGGCCAGGGATCGGTCCCGGACGGCGAGGTCGCCGACGGCGAACCTCTCGTCGACGGTGGGCCGGTCTTCGCGGGCGGAGCCGCCGACCCCGGCATGTCGGGTGGTCCCACCGTGCTGCGGATCCTGCTCGGCAGCCAGCTGCGCAAGCTGCGCGAGGCCAGGGGCGTCAGTCGCGAGGACGCGGGCTGGGAGATCAGGTCGTCCGGGTCCAAGATCAGCCGGATGGAGCTGGGCCGGGTGGGATTCAAGGAACGCGACGTCGCCGATCTGCTGACCCTCTACCAGGTGACCGACGAGACGGAGCGAAACGCCCTGCTCTCGCTGGCTCGCCAGGCCAACAACCCCGGCTGGTGGCACCGGTACGGCGACGTGCTGCCCAACTGGTTCCAGTCCTATCTGGGGCTGGAGGCCGCCGCGGCACTGATCCGGGCGTACGAGGTGCAGTACATCCCCGGGCTGTTGCAGACCCGGGACTACGCCCGGGCGGTCGTGCTGCTCGCCCACGACGGAGCGCCGCCGGACGAGATCGACCGCCGGGTCGAGCTCCGGATGGACCGGCAGAAGGTGCTGACCCGGCCCGGCGCGCCCCAGCTCTGGGCCGTGGTGGACGAGGCGGCGCTGCGCCGGCCGATCGGTGGGCCCGAGGTGATGCGCGGCCAGATCGAGCACCTGATCGAGGCCGGCAAGCTGCCCAACGTCACCGTCCAGGTGATCCCGTTCCGGGCCGGCGGACACGCCGCCGCCGGTGGCGCGTTCAGCCTGCTCCGCTTCCCCGACCAGGAACTCCCCGACGTCGTCTACATGGAACAGCTCACCAGCGCGCTCTACCTGGACAAGCGCGACGACGTCGACTACTACGCGGCGGCGATGGAACGGCTCTGTGTCGAGGCCGTGCCGCCGACCGAGACCCCGGCCTTCCTCCGCGCCACCCTGGCCGACCTCACCCCCTGACCCGCTTCCGACGGCTCGCCGGTCCACCCGGTCCGCCGGTCCACCCGGTCCGCCGGTCCACCCGGTCCGCCGGTCCACCCGGTTCGGCGCTGCGTCCGGTTCGGCCGGCTCGGATGGGCGACACTACCGGTATGACTTCCCGTCGCCTGGCCGGCGCCGTCGCCCTGGTCACCGGGGCGTCCTCCGGAATCGGCGCCGCCGCAGCCCGCCGGTTGGCCGGAGCCGGCGCACGGGTCTTCCTCAGCGGCCGCGACCCCGAACGGCTGGCGGCGGTCGCCGCCGAGTCCGGCGGTACGGCGATCCCGTGCGACCTCACCGACCCGGACCGGACGGCCGAACTCGCCACCCGGGTGCTGGACACCGCCGGTCGGGTGGACCTGCTGGTCAACAACGCCGGCCAGGGCTTCGCCGGGCCGCTGACCGGGATGACCGACGCCCAGATCCAGGCACTGGTCGCGGCGAACCTGACCGCCCCGATGCTGCTCGCCCGAGCGGTGCTGCCCGGAATGCTGGCCCGGGGCAACGGCCGGCTCGGCTTCGTCGGCTCCATCGCCGGCCGGCTCGGCGTACGCGAGGAGGCGGTCTACGCCGGCACCAAGGCCGGGCTGAGCGTCTTCGCCGACAGTCTGCGCAAGGAGACCACCGGCCGGGGCATCGTGGTCACCGAACTCGTCCCCGCCGTGGTGGACACCCCGTTCTTCGACCGGCGCGGCCGGCCGTACCCCCGCCGCCGTCCCCGGCCGGTACCGGCGGAACGGGCCGCCGAGGCCCTGCTCACCGGCATGCTCACCGGCCGGCACGAGGTCTGCCTGCCCCGCTGGATGGTGCTGCCGATCGCGGTCCGGGCCACCCTGCCGGCCACCTACCGCCGGCTCGCCGACCGGTTCGGCTGAGGTGTAAGGAAGGGCCCCCTATTATCGTTTTCTGTTGTACAAGGGGCCCTTCCTTACACCTCAGTTGGCGCGGATCGCTCGGATCGACTCGCGCAGCGAGGACATCGTGGCGAGTACGGCGGTCGGCTCGTACCCACAGTGCGCCATGCAGTTGGCGCAGCGGCTGTCCCGGCCCCGGCCGTACGACGACCAGTCCGTCGTCTCGACCAACTCCTGGTACGTCTGCGCGTAGCCGTCGCCGAGCAGATAGCAGGGGCGCTGCCAGCCGAAGAGCGAGTACGACGGGATCGCCCAGGCGGTGCAGGGGAAGTCGACCCGGCCCTCCAGGAAGTCCAGGAAGAGCGGCGAGTGGTTCAGCCGCCACTTCTTCCGACGGCCCTCGCCGAACGCCTTCCGGAACATCGCCCGGGTCTCCGCCACCCCGAGGAAGTGCTCCTGGTCCGGCGCCTTGTCGTAGGCGTACGCCGGGGAGAGCATCATCTGGTCCACGCCCAGGTCGTCGTTGAGATAGTCGAGGACCTCGATCACGGTCTGCGGGGTGTCGGTGGAGAAGAACGTGGTGTTGCTGGTGACCCGGAAGCCGCGCCGCTTCGCCTCCTTCACCGCCTCGACCGCCTCGTCGAAGACGCCCTCCTTGCAGACCGAGGCGTCGTGCCGCT is from Micromonospora sp. WMMD1102 and encodes:
- a CDS encoding helix-turn-helix transcriptional regulator; amino-acid sequence: MSGGPTVLRILLGSQLRKLREARGVSREDAGWEIRSSGSKISRMELGRVGFKERDVADLLTLYQVTDETERNALLSLARQANNPGWWHRYGDVLPNWFQSYLGLEAAAALIRAYEVQYIPGLLQTRDYARAVVLLAHDGAPPDEIDRRVELRMDRQKVLTRPGAPQLWAVVDEAALRRPIGGPEVMRGQIEHLIEAGKLPNVTVQVIPFRAGGHAAAGGAFSLLRFPDQELPDVVYMEQLTSALYLDKRDDVDYYAAAMERLCVEAVPPTETPAFLRATLADLTP
- a CDS encoding DUF397 domain-containing protein yields the protein MFQTYNGMPTGQLPALAWQKSRRSNPSGNCVEVAELPGGAGFAVRNSRDPDGPALIYTTDEITAFILGARDGDFDNLIR
- a CDS encoding SDR family NAD(P)-dependent oxidoreductase, translating into MTSRRLAGAVALVTGASSGIGAAAARRLAGAGARVFLSGRDPERLAAVAAESGGTAIPCDLTDPDRTAELATRVLDTAGRVDLLVNNAGQGFAGPLTGMTDAQIQALVAANLTAPMLLARAVLPGMLARGNGRLGFVGSIAGRLGVREEAVYAGTKAGLSVFADSLRKETTGRGIVVTELVPAVVDTPFFDRRGRPYPRRRPRPVPAERAAEALLTGMLTGRHEVCLPRWMVLPIAVRATLPATYRRLADRFG
- the hpnH gene encoding adenosyl-hopene transferase HpnH, which encodes MGMPLRQSLRVGRYLMEQKLRRRTHFPLLVELEPLFACNLACAGCGKIQHPADVLKRRMPVEQALAAIQECGAPMVSIAGGEPLMHPEIDRLVDELVKRRKYVFLCTNAALLRKKLHKFTPSRYFSFAVHIDGLRERHDASVCKEGVFDEAVEAVKEAKRRGFRVTSNTTFFSTDTPQTVIEVLDYLNDDLGVDQMMLSPAYAYDKAPDQEHFLGVAETRAMFRKAFGEGRRKKWRLNHSPLFLDFLEGRVDFPCTAWAIPSYSLFGWQRPCYLLGDGYAQTYQELVETTDWSSYGRGRDSRCANCMAHCGYEPTAVLATMSSLRESIRAIRAN